In Aciduliprofundum sp. MAR08-339, a single window of DNA contains:
- a CDS encoding glycosyltransferase 4 family protein, with translation MYNILVSSLVLVATFLFTWYLTKRWIPAAKYFGLVGKDLNKYGHPEVAEGGGFAVIIGLAVGLFLYLFLKACFGSVSHLTEIYAVISTVVLAGFIGFTDDILGWKKGIRQRRKVVLSSILALPLMTLVLIYPQYNSFSSWNIPLWVYALIIVPVGIIGASNAINMVAGYNGLEAGLGIIIFATLAAQAVMMRESWIAYISLIGVATLFGFLIFNWYPAKIFPGDSLTYPMGALIGALVILGNMEIFGALLFPLYFLDFILFIRARFFDHMKEVEAFGIPDKKEHLEMPYDKIYDSCHLAILIQKKIRGYATERGVVVTLYLIQVAISFIVILIANILHIL, from the coding sequence ATGTATAACATACTAGTATCCTCACTAGTCCTAGTTGCTACTTTTCTGTTTACTTGGTATTTAACAAAAAGATGGATCCCAGCAGCGAAGTATTTTGGACTTGTTGGTAAAGACTTAAATAAATATGGTCATCCTGAAGTGGCAGAGGGTGGTGGTTTTGCAGTAATAATAGGATTAGCTGTTGGATTGTTTTTATATTTATTTTTAAAAGCATGTTTTGGCTCTGTGAGCCATCTCACAGAAATATATGCTGTGATATCTACCGTTGTGCTGGCAGGATTTATCGGATTTACGGACGATATTCTTGGATGGAAAAAGGGAATAAGACAAAGAAGAAAAGTTGTGTTATCTTCAATTCTTGCTCTTCCTCTTATGACATTGGTTCTAATATACCCACAGTATAATAGCTTTAGCTCGTGGAACATACCTTTATGGGTCTATGCACTAATAATTGTACCCGTTGGAATAATCGGTGCATCAAATGCCATTAATATGGTGGCTGGATATAATGGCCTTGAAGCAGGATTGGGTATAATAATCTTTGCCACTCTAGCTGCTCAGGCTGTAATGATGAGAGAGAGTTGGATTGCCTATATATCACTCATAGGAGTTGCTACACTCTTTGGCTTTTTGATTTTTAACTGGTATCCTGCTAAAATCTTTCCTGGTGATTCGCTAACATATCCAATGGGTGCACTAATAGGTGCATTGGTCATATTGGGAAATATGGAAATATTCGGTGCTCTATTATTTCCTCTTTATTTCTTGGATTTTATCCTGTTTATAAGAGCTAGGTTTTTTGATCATATGAAAGAGGTAGAAGCATTTGGTATACCGGATAAAAAAGAGCATCTTGAAATGCCCTACGATAAAATATACGATTCATGTCACCTTGCAATTCTCATTCAGAAAAAGATTAGAGGATATGCCACTGAGAGAGGAGTTGTTGTAACTCTATATCTTATCCAGGTAGCAATATCATTCATTGTCATACTAATAGCTAATATTCTTCACATTCTTTGA
- a CDS encoding nucleotide sugar dehydrogenase translates to MNMLNIDPEQVKRLFDSGALKIAIFGMGKMGLPLAAVFADRGAKVIGVDIDKNRVDMINAGENPVPEEPGLADLISKNVDAGRLRATTDGVQAAKDADVMIILVPTMIDDHGNVNLNPVYDVAEKIAKGLERGNIVITEATMPPGTTESLVPILEKSGLKLGEFGLAHAPERTMTGTAIRDITGQYPKIVGASDESTLNAVSAIYEVINKKGVIRMSSIKAAEAVKVFEGVYRDVNIALANELALFCEEQNLDALEVFKAANTQPYCHIHMPGAGVGGHCIPVYPWFVMNLSKRHTRLIRTARELNDEMPEHMVELTLKALNENGLSAKNANILVLGLTFRGDVYEFRKSPSIPYIERIKEWSENVYVYDPVCSEKDAERYGVKWKEDFRDVDIIVIMNDAKEFKELNLDDLAKSMRNKIIVDGRGIVDKERAKSLGFVYMGVGRK, encoded by the coding sequence ATGAATATGCTCAATATCGATCCAGAGCAAGTAAAGAGATTATTCGATAGTGGGGCTTTGAAAATTGCCATTTTTGGTATGGGCAAAATGGGACTACCTCTCGCCGCGGTTTTTGCAGACAGGGGAGCGAAGGTAATAGGGGTGGATATAGACAAAAATAGGGTGGACATGATAAACGCAGGAGAGAACCCCGTGCCCGAGGAGCCAGGCCTTGCAGATCTGATCAGTAAGAATGTTGATGCGGGGAGATTGCGAGCAACAACGGACGGCGTGCAGGCGGCAAAGGATGCAGATGTTATGATCATACTCGTGCCCACAATGATTGACGATCATGGCAATGTGAATCTCAATCCCGTTTACGATGTTGCCGAAAAAATAGCGAAGGGGCTTGAGAGGGGAAACATCGTGATCACTGAAGCAACCATGCCCCCCGGAACCACAGAATCACTTGTTCCTATCTTAGAGAAAAGCGGTTTGAAGTTGGGCGAGTTTGGCCTTGCTCATGCTCCAGAACGCACCATGACTGGCACGGCAATTCGCGACATAACTGGCCAGTATCCGAAGATTGTGGGTGCAAGTGATGAAAGTACGCTCAACGCAGTTTCGGCCATATACGAGGTCATCAACAAAAAGGGAGTAATAAGAATGTCATCAATAAAGGCGGCGGAAGCAGTGAAGGTTTTTGAAGGCGTGTACAGGGATGTGAATATCGCGCTTGCGAATGAGCTTGCCCTTTTCTGCGAGGAACAGAATCTTGATGCACTGGAAGTATTCAAAGCAGCAAACACACAGCCATACTGCCACATCCACATGCCCGGCGCAGGCGTGGGTGGGCACTGCATACCCGTTTATCCATGGTTCGTGATGAATCTCTCAAAGAGACACACGCGCCTCATAAGAACTGCGAGAGAGCTCAACGACGAGATGCCAGAACACATGGTTGAGCTAACATTGAAAGCCTTAAATGAGAATGGGCTATCCGCAAAGAACGCAAATATACTGGTTCTGGGGCTCACATTTAGAGGAGATGTTTATGAATTCAGAAAATCTCCAAGCATTCCGTATATAGAGAGAATAAAAGAATGGAGCGAAAATGTGTACGTGTATGATCCAGTGTGCTCTGAGAAGGATGCGGAGAGATACGGAGTGAAGTGGAAAGAGGATTTCAGGGATGTAGACATAATTGTGATAATGAACGATGCAAAGGAGTTCAAAGAGCTTAACCTTGATGATTTGGCAAAAAGTATGAGAAACAAAATCATAGTGGATGGGCGCGGAATAGTGGATAAGGAAAGGGCAAAATCTCTGGGATTTGTGTATATGGGAGTTGGTAGAAAATGA
- a CDS encoding Gfo/Idh/MocA family protein, translating into MKVVVIGVGVMGKNHARVLSDLGHLAGVVDMDENAAKIVATRYGVEWGRSFENLEFDAAVVATPTITHYELAKKLIEEGKHVLVEKPFVHNVSEGEELIDLARNNNVTLAVGHIERHNPMVEFVKKNVVERDGIISIGAKRVSRFPSRIRDVGVVMDLGVHDIDVLRYLMGDIVEVYARGGKIKHDKYEDHASILLGFRNGKSGYIETNWLTPKKIRKLWITTETSYVEGDYISQSVEISSEKLSVDEFNTYNLGIDLNIRRINLKKEEPLKREITDFIDAISKNVPPLVSGEDGLAAVKIAKAALESMERGKVVEVE; encoded by the coding sequence ATGAAGGTTGTTGTCATTGGTGTGGGTGTTATGGGAAAGAACCATGCTAGGGTTCTAAGTGATCTTGGACATCTAGCAGGCGTGGTGGACATGGATGAAAACGCTGCAAAAATTGTGGCTACCAGATACGGAGTTGAATGGGGCAGAAGTTTTGAAAATCTGGAGTTTGATGCTGCCGTTGTTGCTACTCCAACGATAACGCATTATGAACTTGCAAAAAAACTGATCGAAGAGGGAAAGCATGTCCTTGTTGAAAAACCATTTGTGCACAATGTATCAGAGGGTGAGGAACTCATAGATCTGGCCAGGAATAATAATGTGACTCTTGCAGTCGGTCACATAGAGAGACATAACCCCATGGTAGAGTTTGTGAAGAAAAATGTGGTTGAAAGGGATGGAATAATCTCAATAGGTGCAAAGCGTGTGAGCAGGTTTCCATCCAGGATAAGGGATGTTGGAGTTGTTATGGACTTGGGTGTGCATGATATTGATGTTTTGAGATACCTTATGGGTGATATAGTGGAGGTATATGCTCGTGGAGGTAAGATAAAGCATGATAAGTATGAGGACCATGCTTCCATACTACTTGGGTTCAGAAACGGAAAGAGTGGTTATATAGAAACAAACTGGCTCACTCCCAAGAAGATAAGAAAACTGTGGATAACCACGGAAACCTCCTATGTGGAAGGAGATTATATATCTCAAAGTGTGGAAATCTCATCTGAAAAACTTAGTGTTGATGAGTTCAACACCTACAATCTCGGTATTGATCTTAACATAAGGAGGATAAACCTGAAGAAAGAGGAACCATTGAAGCGGGAAATTACAGATTTCATAGATGCTATATCTAAGAATGTCCCTCCTCTAGTATCTGGTGAGGATGGTCTTGCGGCGGTGAAGATTGCAAAGGCAGCTCTGGAATCCATGGAACGTGGAAAGGTTGTTGAGGTGGAGTGA
- a CDS encoding acyltransferase, with amino-acid sequence MMEYYAHPTAEVSEKAKIGKGTKIWHQAQIREGAIIGENCNLGKGVYVDFDVKIGNNVKIQNYVSVYHGVEIEDDVFVGPAAVFTNDKHPRAWLWDETRLCHTKIRKGASIGANATIVCGVEVGEYAMIAAGAVVTKDVPPHALVMGVPAKVVGFVCECGEKLDENFKCPACGKEYPELKKYAKEVKR; translated from the coding sequence ATGATGGAATATTACGCACATCCAACAGCAGAAGTAAGCGAGAAGGCAAAAATAGGGAAAGGCACGAAAATCTGGCATCAAGCGCAGATACGAGAAGGAGCAATCATAGGTGAAAACTGCAATCTTGGAAAGGGAGTTTATGTGGATTTTGATGTGAAAATTGGAAACAATGTGAAGATTCAGAACTATGTATCTGTGTATCATGGTGTAGAAATAGAGGATGATGTTTTTGTGGGTCCTGCGGCAGTGTTCACAAATGACAAGCATCCCCGCGCGTGGCTATGGGACGAAACGAGGTTATGTCACACGAAAATAAGGAAGGGAGCGAGTATAGGAGCAAATGCCACCATTGTATGCGGTGTGGAGGTGGGAGAGTACGCAATGATTGCAGCGGGAGCCGTGGTGACAAAGGACGTGCCTCCTCACGCTCTCGTGATGGGCGTGCCCGCAAAGGTCGTTGGATTTGTATGCGAATGCGGAGAGAAGCTGGATGAGAATTTCAAATGTCCCGCATGTGGAAAAGAGTATCCTGAACTGAAAAAATATGCAAAAGAGGTGAAAAGATGA
- a CDS encoding DegT/DnrJ/EryC1/StrS aminotransferase family protein: MIPIAKPWIGEEEKREVEKVLDSGMLAYGEWVKRFEKEFAEYIGVKHALSTTNGTQALILALEAIGVRGREVLVPSFTFIASATSIIRAGGKPVFVDVDERTFNIDPEDVRKKITPNTKAIMPVHLYGQAANMDEIMEIAEEKDLFVVEDAAQAHGSEWNGKKVGGIGHIAGFSFYPTKNMTTGEGGMVTTNDDELAERVIMLRNHGQTQRYMHEELGWNFRMTNIAAAIGLVQLKKLDKANSMRRENAKYYDEVLEGKVITPFVDSHAKHVYHQYTIRVNNRESLIAEFKKEGIGFGIYYPMGNHQQPIMKKLGHTAKLPVTDLLCKEVISIPVHPLISEEDREKVAETIINCAD, encoded by the coding sequence ATGATACCCATCGCAAAGCCATGGATAGGTGAGGAGGAGAAGAGAGAGGTTGAAAAAGTGCTGGATTCTGGCATGCTCGCCTACGGCGAGTGGGTAAAGAGATTTGAAAAAGAGTTTGCAGAATACATCGGCGTGAAGCATGCTCTGAGCACAACAAACGGCACGCAGGCACTGATCCTTGCATTAGAAGCCATCGGCGTGAGAGGAAGAGAGGTTTTAGTGCCAAGCTTCACATTCATCGCAAGTGCAACGAGCATAATTCGGGCAGGTGGAAAGCCAGTTTTTGTTGATGTGGATGAGAGGACATTCAATATAGACCCTGAAGATGTTCGGAAAAAAATCACTCCTAACACAAAGGCGATAATGCCCGTTCACCTTTATGGGCAGGCGGCAAACATGGATGAAATAATGGAAATTGCAGAAGAGAAAGATTTGTTCGTGGTGGAAGATGCGGCTCAGGCGCATGGCTCAGAGTGGAACGGAAAGAAGGTCGGAGGAATCGGGCACATTGCCGGCTTTTCATTCTATCCCACGAAAAATATGACCACGGGAGAGGGAGGAATGGTAACCACCAACGATGATGAGCTCGCTGAGAGGGTGATAATGCTCAGAAACCATGGGCAGACGCAGAGGTACATGCACGAGGAACTGGGATGGAACTTCAGAATGACAAACATAGCAGCAGCAATAGGACTCGTACAGCTCAAAAAATTGGATAAAGCTAACAGTATGAGAAGAGAGAACGCAAAATACTACGATGAAGTCCTTGAAGGTAAGGTTATCACGCCCTTTGTGGACTCGCACGCAAAACATGTTTATCACCAGTACACCATAAGAGTAAACAACAGAGAATCGCTCATTGCAGAGTTCAAAAAGGAGGGAATTGGATTTGGCATATACTACCCAATGGGCAACCACCAGCAGCCAATAATGAAGAAGCTGGGGCATACAGCAAAGCTACCGGTCACAGACCTGCTCTGCAAGGAGGTCATTTCCATACCTGTTCATCCCCTCATAAGTGAGGAAGATAGGGAGAAGGTTGCAGAGACAATAATAAACTGCGCAGATTGA
- the wecB gene encoding non-hydrolyzing UDP-N-acetylglucosamine 2-epimerase: protein MKIATVVGARPQFIKMAPVSEEIRKHFDEIVIHTGQHYDYEMNEIFFKELNIPQPDYNLGVGSGTHGYQTGEMLKKIEKVLIDEKPDMVLVYGDTNSTLAGALAAVKLHIPVAHVEAGLRSFDRRMPEEINRVLTDHISKILFAPTETAVRNLEKEGIKEGVYLVGDVMVDALYRNLPIAEKKSSIMEKLNLQPKEYILMTLHRPENTDSKEKLRSIISAIMEYEGRIVFPAHLRTIKALKKYGLIEIVEKSENVKLIEPVGYLDMLVLEKNANKILTDSGGVQKEAYMLKIPCITMRESTEWVETLEDGWNVLVGSDKAKILSMLREFEPKGENHQNRFGDGKAAVRIVRELT from the coding sequence ATGAAGATTGCCACGGTGGTGGGTGCAAGGCCGCAGTTCATAAAAATGGCGCCAGTATCCGAGGAGATAAGAAAGCATTTTGATGAAATAGTAATTCATACTGGACAGCATTACGATTACGAGATGAATGAGATATTTTTCAAAGAACTTAATATTCCCCAGCCAGATTACAATCTTGGTGTTGGCTCTGGAACCCATGGGTATCAGACTGGAGAGATGTTGAAAAAGATTGAAAAAGTTTTGATTGACGAGAAGCCAGACATGGTGCTTGTTTACGGTGATACAAACTCAACTCTTGCAGGTGCGCTTGCAGCTGTGAAATTGCATATTCCCGTGGCACATGTGGAGGCGGGGTTGAGAAGCTTTGATAGGAGAATGCCTGAGGAGATAAATAGAGTGCTAACGGATCACATAAGCAAAATCTTATTTGCACCAACGGAAACTGCGGTAAGGAATCTGGAGAAAGAGGGCATAAAAGAGGGGGTGTATCTTGTTGGAGATGTGATGGTTGATGCTCTTTACCGTAATCTGCCAATTGCAGAAAAGAAATCAAGTATTATGGAAAAGCTAAATCTTCAGCCTAAGGAATATATACTTATGACACTTCACAGGCCTGAAAATACAGATTCTAAGGAAAAACTCAGAAGCATTATTTCAGCAATCATGGAATATGAGGGAAGAATTGTTTTCCCTGCTCATTTGAGAACCATTAAAGCGCTGAAAAAATACGGTCTCATCGAGATTGTAGAAAAAAGTGAAAATGTGAAACTGATAGAGCCTGTAGGATATCTTGATATGCTTGTACTGGAAAAAAATGCAAATAAGATTCTTACAGACTCGGGGGGTGTTCAAAAAGAGGCATATATGTTGAAAATTCCATGTATAACCATGAGAGAGAGCACAGAATGGGTTGAAACTCTTGAAGACGGCTGGAACGTGCTCGTTGGAAGCGATAAGGCGAAAATATTGAGTATGCTTAGAGAATTTGAACCCAAGGGAGAGAATCATCAGAATAGATTTGGTGACGGAAAGGCTGCAGTGAGGATTGTGAGAGAATTAACATAA